A single region of the Armatimonadota bacterium genome encodes:
- a CDS encoding ferritin: MLISPELNKAFNEEIGRELFASHQYIAIASYFDGRALKKLAALFFKQSEEEREHAMKFVEYLNDVSGKVEVPAVEAPKSDFQSAEEAVRLALQWELEVTQHINNLMTMAIEQKDYAAQEFLDWFVKEQVEEVSTMQDLLQIVQQVGEHYLIMVEAYLSHGGD, from the coding sequence ATGCTCATCAGCCCAGAACTGAACAAAGCCTTCAACGAGGAGATTGGACGCGAGCTGTTCGCGTCGCATCAGTATATCGCCATCGCATCCTACTTCGACGGACGTGCGCTGAAGAAGCTGGCTGCACTGTTCTTCAAGCAATCCGAAGAAGAACGCGAGCACGCGATGAAGTTCGTGGAATACCTGAACGATGTGAGCGGCAAAGTAGAAGTGCCGGCTGTTGAAGCCCCCAAGAGCGATTTCCAGAGCGCTGAGGAAGCGGTGCGGCTCGCTCTGCAGTGGGAACTGGAAGTCACCCAGCATATCAACAACCTGATGACGATGGCGATTGAGCAGAAAGACTACGCCGCTCAGGAGTTCCTGGACTGGTTCGTGAAGGAGCAGGTGGAAGAGGTCTCCACCATGCAGGACCTGCTACAGATTGTGCAACAGGTGGGCGAACACTATCTGATTATGGTGGAAGCGTACCTGTCGCACGGTGGTGATTAA